Below is a genomic region from Miscanthus floridulus cultivar M001 chromosome 1, ASM1932011v1, whole genome shotgun sequence.
tgaagaaatgaccaaaataaaagttgtaggtcttgataagttatacaacttttatgttcatgactttttgagttcaaatcatttggtgtcttaaaattttgtttgaatatatcatttattgaaattcaaaaattaaattgttcaaaacaaaaattgtagagattgatgagttctacaacttttatgttcatgacttttccaTTTGAAACCATATGCTCCTTCAATATGTTGTTCCATGTTTCcatatttttgaaattcaaaatttatttttttaaacaaAGCCACATAAGAAAATGACCACAATaatttgatagagcatgattttagaaattttttggaaaaaatcatcacatttggagttagtatgagggagaaagactagttacaagttttagccaaagagaaatcacacttggctaaaacttgtaactagtctttctccctcatactaactcaaaatgtgaaatgaccaaaataaaagtggtagatcttgatgagttatacaactttggtattcatcactttttcaactgaaatcatttggtgtttcaaaatctggtttaaacttgtcattttttttaaattcaaaatttaaattgctcacactttgtcacatgaaaagataaccaaaataaaagttgtagatcttgatgagttctacaactttggtattcatgacattTTTAGCTTAAATCACTTGCTATTTCAAAATCTCGTTTGAAGTTgtaattttttgaaattcaaaatttgaattgtcaaaacttagtcacatgaaaagatgaccaaaataaaagttgtacatcttgatgagttatacaatttTGATATttacaatatttttatttgaggtcatttagtatcCTAAAATTCTATtggaaattttgaaattcaatttttcaaatttttaaatatgtttttaagaagaaaaattgaattatatatatacttAAAAACAATTTGgtttaatatatataaatattttttccatatatagagtaattcaaataaatttatatatataatacagatataatatatacagatttaataatttatataaatgGAAATAAATTTATAGGGGCAGCacgatcaggaaccgcccctacaaatgaatttataggggcggctggtattataAACCGTCACTACAAATCGTCCTAGGTATATAAGCAGCAGTGCGCCggggcccgccgccgccgccgcctcccggaCTTCTCCCGACGTCGGCGCCCCCTCTCTGCACCCCCGGGCCGCCACGACGCTATACGCCCCATCTCCACGGCGGCTAGGGTATAGAGCCCCCGGCCGGCCGACCCACCGCCGCCTCCCCATCCCTGACCTCGAGCTCCGCCCACCTGCTCCATCCCCGGGGCCACCAAGCAAGTTCGGGACTGCGGTCGTGTCGTCCACGTCCAAGACCTGGTCCACCGTTGTGTTGTCTCCGGCCTTAAGGTGCCATAGGCCCACACCCCACCCTCCCGTGGCCCTGGTGCTCGTGCGCTCCGGTGTCCGTGCTCCTCCACAGCTTCCCCTACAACCGACAGGTTCAGATCCACCACTGTTGTTGCTAGCTGCTTGCTGTTCCAGCACTTGTTCCTGATGGTTCACCCAATGTGCATTGCATTGCCTTGGTTTGTTGCAACCTAATGATCCTGAAACGACGATATGTGCATTGTTGCTTGAGCTTGTACAAGTTTCAGTTATGTCCTATGTGTGCTCCAAACTATGAAATTGTTTGGAGCGTGATACGATATGCCTAAGTCAACTACATAGTGTGTTTGATTGAATGCCAGTGTGAGCTTTCGGACCCTTCCATTGTGATCACAAATTTACTTAAAAAATATTGCTCAGACCCTACaattatgatcaaaataaaaattgcatGCTGCTTCTATATATGCCAACTATTTCTATATATGCCCAATGTTTTATATATGCCCATTGTTTTATATATGCCAACTGTTTCTATGTATAACCATTGTTTCTATATAAACCCAATGTGTTTATATATGCCCACAGTGTTTAGATATGCTCACTGTGTTTTGATATGCCCACTGTTTATAGATATGCCCACTGTCTTTACATATGCTCACCGTCTTTACATATGCTCATTGTCTTTACATATGCACACTATAGAGATATATGCTCACTGTCTTTATATATGCTCAATGTCTTTACATATGCTGTTAAAAAAGAAATCCAAACCGAGATTCCTTATATTTGTTTGAACAACATAGCAGTGTATGTGTATATATCATATGAATGAGCTTGAACATGAGTCTGGGCTCTTGTCCCAAATTACTTGATAACATGTCATGTATTGAAAGTTGAGTTTGCTGAAAAAAAAATCTCATTCTGTGCTGCTGAACAATAGCTGCCACTTGCCCAAGTTGTAATGAGGATAGTTTGAACAGATCATTGCATAGTTGTTGTTTATACCTGCTATTCCATAGTTGCTATTTTTTTCTCTGCACAAATTGTTAAAGAGCACTGATTTATTTAAGTAACTGTAATGCTACTATCAATAACTGTTATTCCATAGTTGCTGTTTTTTTCTCTACTCAAGTTTATATATATGCAGTGCAGTGTGCTAACCatggctctcctctcctctcctctcttatcTGTTGCTGACTATAGTTGTTGTTTTTCTTaagctcctctcttctctcttctctcttctctcttctctcttctaatGCTCCTACTACTTGTactgctctctcctctcttctatactactacttctactacttctctCTTCTATTACTGTGACTGCTCTATTTTTATTTTGGCAAGCAGCAGCTAGTCTCTTTTTAATTTTGGCAAGCAGCAGCTACTCTCTTTTTTATTTTGGCAAGCAGCAGCTGCTCTCTTGTActgctctcttctctcttctatactactacttctactcctctcttctctcttttgcctatgatgaaattgtccaactccAGAAAATAtctagaatatgagctgatgatcatgaacttgtgaggaacttgacatCATTACCAGCCACCCTACTATCTTTTtctatatgctcactgtttttatgtatgctcactgtgtttatgatgccttgatgctccaagttcatgatcaaatgatgattgacatgtttctgaggcctctaccactactactactattactactcgTTTTGTGATATATATGGCAGTAACTACTGcctgcatatataaaaacagtgagcatatatatgcTTTTCTTTGCCACATTTCCTGTCCTCTATATTTGGGAAGCAACAACTGCTTTTTTGGCCACCTTTTCCTCTCCTCTATATTTGGAAAGCagaagctgttttttttttgtcaactctcctctcctctctcttttgccaatgatgaaattgtccaactctTTCGGTAGACATATGAAGTATGATGAGCAACACCACTACCTATAGGAGACACACAtgtagggtaagtttgaacctcttcaacctctttatatgctcactgtgtttagATATGCtcattgtttttatatatgctcactatttttatatatgctcgcTGTTTTCGTATATACTCATTGTTTTCATATATGCCCACTGTGTTTAGATATGCCCTCTGTTTTTAGATATGCCTAaatttgttttcttgtagtggcaaGATGAGAAAGGTGTGAGAAATGATCCACACAAAGATGACAACCTCTtggagctcgtcggtgacctttgcaacttcataatggaccagattgtacacgtcagagccATTTACCATGACCGAGCGACCGAATCAGGTAGGAGTCCTTAGTACCAACATCTTCATGAGTGGGAAAGGCTAGGCTTAGGCCGTTGATTGGACTTGTGAATGGAATGTGACATTGGTAATGTCATCGGACTTGTGGAACAGTCGGACTTATGGATTATGTGAATgtaatgatgaattatatttgtTCTTATGATTTTGACTTGTAGTCTTATTGGATATAATGTTCTTGTgaattatatatgtatatgtatatatcttCATGTGAATTAGCTCTTGATATAATGGCCTTGTGaatcatatatgtatatatgttccggtcagatttgaatttttaaatttttttttacgAGAAAaggtactgtaggggcggttctatatttaaccgcccctacaaatggaaactATAGGGGTGGTTGGTGTCACAGCCGCCCGTGCAAATCTAAATTGTAGAGGCGAcaggtgttatcagccgcccctgtaaaTTCTTTTGTAGCGGCGGCTCATAACACCAGCTGCCCATAcagatcgatttgtaggggcagcttgggaaccgcccctacaaatcattgaTTTGTAGACACGGTTGCTTAGGTGCGGCTggggaaaccgcccctacaaaccattaccagccacccctacaaatgctgaCGGTAATAGTGGTTGTCAAATTATTTTGCCTATTGATAAACTAAAATTAATTTCAAAAGCTGAAGTAATTGAGGGCTAGAGATAATTATGTTCTTGCATTCATATTATGCCTCAACATTTATGTTGGTTACACATGCTCTTGTGGATGGATTAATATGGCTGGTACTTTGTTAACACCCTTAGCAAAATATATGGTTGATGAATGTTTGTATTCATCGTGCTATGATAACAAACCCCAATATAGATAATATTATGTTGATAGCTTGAAAGCTCAAGGGGCATGATATATGTAGATTAAGCAATGCACCCTATGAAGATGGTAACTTGATGAATCAGCATGCAAATATGATCAAAGTATTACTACTGATTTTGTTTATCATAATGGAGCTATTTTGATACTTTTTCTATTAGAATGCTTTTAAACCAATGATCATGCCGAATATGATGTTTTTCTATTCGGGCTAAAGATTTTAGAATCCATGAATGCGAAACATATTGTTGTTTTTTTATAATTCATTGTTGGTGCTTCAGCGAGTGTCGTAAATTTTCAATGTTTAGATGGGCCACTAACTGTTATCTCGATGAGTGCTTGACATCATCTTATACTATGACTAATTTTTTAATTATCGCATCCCTATGCACGAAAAATGTAGAAATATCATGTTAGCACAACAAGCATTAGGCTACCATGTCTAGGGCCAACATATTTACATTATCGAGAAGCCAATCAGGCTACCATATCAAGGGGCAACATATTCACATTATCGAGAAGCTGATGAAAAAGGATGTTAACATGGGCTTACAAGAAAAACTAGCCTAGCAGGTTTGTGCGGTATTCACCATCTGAAACATTGATATGAGATTGGCTAGATTTAGAAATTGGCTTGACCAAAATTTCTAAATTGGCTTGTCTGGATTCTAATATCAACATAGCTAATATTCTTGCTATACGTGCTAACTCAGCTGTAGTATTCGGCGATTGGCATTGAAGTATATTTTGGTCAGCGATGATTTATATCAACATACCATTGAATATTTTCTTTTGATATGCTTGAATTCAATTTGGCAATAGTAATTTGCCACTTGCCAATTTAATACATCCTGTTATCAAGCCATggtttttgggaaattttgtttTATCTGAACATGATGCTAATTTGGCCATTGTGCCTTCGAATCTTATCAAGGCCAAAGATAGTAATTTGGAAGAGCAAGGCAAAGAATTCTGGATGATCATTAATATTCTTGCTATTTGCAATAGATTGGCCTTGTTCAGTTCAGACCATGATCATAGCAACATATAGATGATATTTTGAGTTGTTTTGTTGGCTACATTATGCTCGAGTTTGGAGCCAATGCAAGGATTAATTGCGGCCGTCGGTGGTAGTTTGATCACTTTGTGCACTATAGTTATCTGATGTAAGGCGTTGAAGACATCATTGTGCTCGAGGTTTCTAGCAAAGATCAAAAGGTATGAGTGGTGGTAAGGAAGTGGGAATTCGTCATCTTGAGCAAGAATTGAGTTTTATGCCCGATGAAGTCCTATTGCCCTAGGAAATGAAGAAACGGCTAATGCACTCGACGTAGTCAGCATGATAAGTCAATTTtagttaaaaaatatttttttagtaTGCAAGTTTTATAAAAAAAGGATTGGCATAGGTTGAcaacaaaaattgtgaaacacCAGGGAATTTGGTCAAACCGGCCTAGTTGGTTTTCCTAAACCGGCAAGTTAACTTTGTCAAATTGTAAAATTGATTCCATCATTGTATTTCTATCGTTGAGACGGTCAAATGCACTTTTGGAACCCCCAATTTGAAGCCCGGACGAGAAATTATAGTTTCGAAAAAGATCCATGCCTGTGGAAACCGGTCAGGCCATTGCATAAACCAAGTTAGGAGTTGGATTTTGACACAAAAATTATTGTATGAGTTTTGATTCCTATCGATCAGGGTATGACCTCCCAACCCTATAAATAAATATAGAGAGAATTATTCATATATCACAGGAAGATAATGCTTTCGTGGCACTAAATGTTGGACTGTGCTTTATTGCTCTAACTAATCAGACATAAACTGAAATTTTAAGCAGTTTAGTAATGTCTTTTAATCCTCGACAAGGGCTGCCATGTAGAAAATCAAGAGAGATCTCCCATCATAATTATCGACAGAAAGATCAATTCTTGTCATGTCGATAACTAACCTCTTACCGActttaatcagatattagaattatatatttttatagaTCCTCCAAGAAAGTCATGGAGTTCTTATTTAACTTTAGCAACATATGAATAGTGTGATATTAAAGTTCATATATTTATGACTAAATATTTCTGTTCTTTTTTAAcatgagaaaaaaatatatatgtcAAAATTGTTTTTAATTCGATACAGGCTTATAATAGGACACTGTCATAGTATTGCCAATATTAATTTGTATTATTGATGTCAtagtcatcataaaataaattacagattTAAAATCTCATATATCATTCCCATTGTTGTTTCCCATTAACATTTGATAGTGATTTTCTTCGGTTGCAATGCATAGACAAGTTTGCttgtaatataatataatataatattaaAGAGCGAAAATTTCTTCCTCCAAATTTTAGTCCATCATACCCTCTCTACCTGTTTAATttgtgtgtcggtccactctcTGGAACACAAGAATCTTAGCATGTTTTACTAAATGTAGTAGTACGAGATGGATTAGATATTAGAATTCTAATTGATTTATTGTCCCATCCGTGGCCTGAACTCATGAGTCATGACTCACGCTCACACGCGTTAGAATAGTGCACATATAGCCATGGTAAAGAGCCAGATTCCAAAACGTATTGGAACGTACAAGTCATACTATATGTTCTTTACCATACGGTATGATAGACTATATGTTCTATTAATTGTAAGGTATGAGCATatttatattaataaaaaaatacaaaAGACATCATATAAGACATGATCTAACATTCGACGGCACAAAGGGCATAAGACTATCTTCTAGAGCTATATAGGTAATTCTCTATAAACATGAATGGCCACGGCCATTGGGAGCTAGGGATCCAATCTAACAAAACCAATGTATCTTTTACTTTTGTCATCCTTTAATACCCCTTTTTTACCTAATATTTTTCTATTTAACCATACGTTGTTATTCGTCTCTTGATCATATGACCATAGGTGGCACCACAGGTTTACTGGCCAGACTAGGGCAACTCAATGATGTTTCATGCCCTGACAGGATCCATCCTAAGCGAGAACTTTGATGGTTCATTTACTACTTTAATTATTGGAGTTCTCGTAATTTTGATCCAAAGTCAGCGCCTCTGATGCAGTCATCATAGTTCGATGCACTTAATTAAATAAGAAAACAGCACCAACTAGATCTTGCATTGGGTTTGGAAGTCAGATCGTCATCAACATCTTCCATAATGCTATAAATATGCATGCAGTCCTTGGGTCACCATTTATCGCTAGCTTGTCAGACTTTGCTAAGCTGCGCAAGTCGCAATGGCTAGGACCAACAATCTTGTAGCACTTAGCCTCTTTCTTCTCTTGAGCATTGGATTAAGCGACGCCATTAGGGTGGCTAGATACTCCAGTTCTCAAGGGACGGGACAAGGAGGGGGATATGGTGGGGCGGATCAGAACGGTGCAGGCTCAGGGGTCGGGCTTGGTTCGGGGTCCGGTGAGAGTGgtccgggtggagtctatgtaaGTGCTGGAGGCGGAGGTGAAGGCGGTGGCTATTCAAAATATGGTGGTTCTGCGTTTGGTGGTGGGTCTGGCACGGGATCCAGTTCCAGCCTGTTTAGCTCAGGATCATCATACGGTAATGGTGGGTCTACTCTTGCTGGGGGcattggtggtggcggcggtggcggacaAGGTTCGGAGAACAAAGGCTCTGGTGGGTACGGCACCGGCGGTGGCACGGGATCCGGCTCTAGTGAGGCTAGTTCCGGCGACCCGCCCTCGGCCACACCGCCGTATGCAAGTGCAGATGCTTCTGGCAATGGTGGTGGCATGGGCGGTGGTCGCGATGGTGGGACTGGTGGTGGTAAAGGCAACGGATCTGGATTCGGCGAGGGACAGCCTTGAAGTTTCCTATAACTTTTCAAGCTGGAGGCCACAAGATGCTTTTTCACCTTCATTtgctttgcattgatttttttttttttttttttttgtttgtgccCCTTTTTTTGTACTTCTAGAGAGGAACTAATAATGGTTTCCAGCAACCCTAGCCATGACCTAGCAATGTAAGTTCAACAGATCATATCTGAAGATTGTGTGGTCATAATAACTCGATCAGTATGTTCAATGTTCTCATGTCATCCCGGGCCATGTATCCCTTATATTGTTTCCAGGACCGTTCTGTGGAATCTTGAATTGATGTGCTAAAACTGATCCGTCATCATTAGCAAGGAAGAGTGCGTGACAACAAAGGACTGCAAATTATTTTGCTTACAATGACCTCTCCATGTAGTGTAACGCACTAACGCGCATGCATAAGAGGTGGCTATCTGGTCAGCTGGTGACGTCTCCACTTACGCATGCATGGGGGTTAGACACTGGACATGAATCTCAGGTTGCGTTTTGTGTACGTAGTGGTAGGTATTGGCACGGTCGCACGGATATATATCTTTGCACACTTTCTCTAATCATTTTAATTTCTACCAAAATATCCATATAGATATATGATGTCAATTATAAGGCATGGTTGTGAACAATTTAAGTTATCAAAACAACCAGACACTCTTGAGCAAGTATCAATGTATCATCATAGTACCACCAGTAAATATTTAGCTGACGTTTTGGACAATCAAAATGACCTGCAATTAGTTTTGTGTTGCTATCATACTGTGAGTATACTCTCTTGACTTTTTTTTCAACTGATATAGGAGTAACTTACTAATTACACAGAGAAGTCCGACAGTATATTGTAGAACATTGAGTGTACATTGAAGTCTTCTcgatttctcaacttgtaaagaCAGGCAGAAATATAGGAAATGGACTCACCGAAAGCAGCGAGGCATCCTAATTAATTCTTgcagtgacataaatgatccaaGGTCAACTCTCTTGGACATGTAAATCAATTGATCGATTATTGTATATTTGTAATCAGAGAATCAGTTGAGCTGCAGTGACATGTATAATTGACCATCCTAATTACTTGCATACATATAGTCAGGGAGAATCACATCAGCTGCAGTGCACAGCTTGCTGATGGCTAATGGCTCGTCTGAAAGAGCTCCTTATAGTTGCTGTTGCTACAGTGCTACGAGAGCTAAAGCTGGTCACTAggggaaacacgtgatttgccgagtgcaataatctttgccgagtgtcaaatttcggGCATTCAgcaaagacctgctttgccgagcgccgtgatttgccgagtgcaaaaatctttgccgagtgccaaatttcgggcactcagcaaagacctgctttgccgagcgccgcactctgcaaaatatgacactcggcaaagaggcctttgccaaaggctc
It encodes:
- the LOC136487989 gene encoding glycine-rich cell wall structural protein 2-like is translated as MARTNNLVALSLFLLLSIGLSDAIRVARYSSSQGTGQGGGYGGADQNGAGSGVGLGSGSGESGPGGVYVSAGGGGEGGGYSKYGGSAFGGGSGTGSSSSLFSSGSSYGNGGSTLAGGIGGGGGGGQGSENKGSGGYGTGGGTGSGSSEASSGDPPSATPPYASADASGNGGGMGGGRDGGTGGGKGNGSGFGEGQP